The nucleotide window ACGCAACTGTCGTATCTGTTTTAATACAATGTGCCCAGTCATAAAGTGCACAAACGATAAGAAGTAGgctaaaaatcattttaaaaagtGTTCCAAATCTTAGTGGGGTTTCTTAACAAACGTTGCGTAAAAAGCGCTGCATTCATACCAAGGAACTTTTTTCCCGTGCGTTATCTCCGATCAGTCGACAGACTATAAGCAAATTTGTTAGGATCAGTTATGACTTTTACAGGATCTTAGGAGCAGTGTCCTTAGATCTGCACATTAACAAGCACATTTGCCCGCTTCAGATGATTTATACGTTCCACTGTTAACAGGCTATGTGCCAGTTGATTAGGGTGCGGCAACAAgcgtaacttaaaaaaaaatcagaactTCTTCACATACCGGTGTGTACAAGCTCGTAATGGTAATTGTCTCAGACGGTTGTCCGTGGCGAGGTACAAGGCGTGCATTTGCCGGGACAGTGCGAGTGCGCGCACTGGCTCGTCGCCTGCTGCTCGCCAGATATCAGCCACGCGAGATCCACCTCCAGTCCACTGCACTATTTTGTATACTTCGCCTTGACCTAGTTAAAAGAAATTTCAATTCGATTTTTGACCAAAAACAAAATCATCAGaacacttaggctgagatctatcaATACAGCGTActcttgactttgctcagacttaaacttcagttaaaacgagacagttttATGTCTTAgctacccgaagttgaaagaggcgactttaaatagagaagcttttcggatgatgatcgccaaacttcgtttcgaagaaggcacgtgGTGATCATGagttttatgtcagcagtaggtataacgctgtctcattttaacagtctTACCTacgtctaagcaaagtcaaagtgtgctctgtAGATTTTAACCTTAGGGCTTACGCAGACGACAACGGTTTCTTATCTGCGGAGGACAAAAATTTATCACATGTATAACATGCAGAGCACACATAAAACACACAATGGACTAATAATACGGCGAAACACCGTTAGTAATTGACGGCGGACTTTTGTTCTCCACGTAAAAACTGCAACTTCTACGGGTTACTTTTCAAAGTAACGTTAACTATGTAGATACTTAACTGAAAAACGTTATTTAAAATCTCCATCCAATTTTGTCAGATTCACCTTACTCTGCCTACgccacatttaaaaaaaaaaattacactcagAACTCAGAGCTCAGATAGTGGCTAAAAACGCAAAATTAATGGATAAACTATAAAGGAAGTGTAGAGGGCTTAGCTCCCCGAATTCTAAAAAGAATTTTGCatgtaaaaatcaaaaactttcaggaaattgtttttctataaaACCTTGTACCTATTGTATTTGTTTCTCAATTTTTATATTAGTAAACGTCCGAGTACCGCAAAACTGCTCgcattaaatttatattttatttccgcTATCTTTTATCGAAATCAGTCCCGTACAATCAGGTTAACGATTCTTCCGAGAGGATAAAGTACCATAGGTGACCAGAGTATTGTCCAAAAATGCAGAAAATTGTAAAATCAGTTTGTCACTTTATACAGCAACTTCCAATGAAAGCCCGTAAAATTAAGAATTCATCACAACATTCATGCAATACGCAATTATTATGCGagcaaaaatattttgcaaaagCAAGATATCTACTCGTACATCTTTAAGTAATATGTCCATAAAAGTTCCGTCCGCGGTTctgaaaagttttatttaagtatttacctTGAAACTGCTAACAACCACTCTTATTTATTTAGAGTTTGTACAGTTGTCTGACCTTTAGTATATTGTTTcctagaattttattttaactgaaagCGAAGTCAGGGCTAAGTGCCCACTAggaataaaacttgcagaagttagGCTGACTACTGTCATACCAATTTCTACAAGTTTTAGCCATTATACTAACTAAACACACAAGGTTTTAGttgtttagtaaataaataaataaatcacatttTATATAACTAACTAGTTAAATATAACAGTTTATACAATAATGACTTACAAAATGCTACAAAAAAATTCtgtaacatttttattattcgCTCAGagtattatataaataggtatcttAGCGAATATTTTCCAGACAGAATTATGTTCCGGAGGGGTAAGCAAACAGTGGGTCCAATGCGATTAACCCGTGCTGTTCTTTAATACTGAAAAATACGGTATATTATGTAGACCGTATATTACGCGGCTCGTGCAGGTCTCAAGATTCCTTACTTTTGCAGGACGTATCCTGGTATGCGATCACTCTTATGCGGAAAAactgatttaaataaattatcaaatattatacttattttattgacTTACTGGTGCCTGCGTAGAAGACTGTGTAAGTGATATCATCCCCCAACATGTCCACAAACTGTCTGTCAACCACTAGAGTGGTAAGGACTAGATCTCGTTTGTAGAAGGCTGGCGCATCGCCTTCTTGTCTTACGGCTGAATCCATTAACGGATGGGACCTGGGAAAAATTATGTAACCTTAAGCACTAGTCACACAACAAGTATGTTCTGGAGCATTGCCACTGATTAATAAAGACGTTGCAATAACTGGAGCCCGCAGTGCAATGAACAGTGTGACCCTTTAGCACGGAATTGCTGTATGACTAGTGCATCCATACTTATAAAGTTGATATCTTCTACAAAATACCCGAAAAGGAAGAAAGACTTAGAACAGAGTTCAAATATTTTACGTTGACTAAATTTACCGACGGGGAATTGAATCTGAGAAATCTAACAGGACGTGAGAAAACAAGTCTGGTTTTATCCAATGTAAGCTATGTGCCAATAAATACTCTTttcttcaattttttattttattttcgcacATAAGTTATATGATTCAAACAAATAAGCACTTattcacaaataaataagttCCTAAAAAAAAGGAGGAACAAATTGTTACTACGGGAATGAGGGTTATCTAATCTCACATCCTTGTGTGAAAAAAGTTTACGAGTAATAGGTTCGTAAGGCCTTAATAGGAACTTTGTGATGGATATATAGGAGTACCTAGTTGGTTGCTCAGGTCGCCTACAAAAAAAAGTCTATCGTCGTCAAATAGTCCTTCAAAATAAGCTTATGCAGTCTCGTTTGAGTGAACCACAACATTATTCAACCATCAATGGATAAACGCACCTATTGCCTCTAGACAGCAATATAGCAACAGCAGCCTGGGACAGTACGAGATACTTTGAGGCCTAAGGTGTTAACTATATTAAGTCTCCGGCGACTGCAATAACACTGTCTCAAACACTCCTCTTTGCATAGAAATACACCACCTCAAACACACAACACCAAATACAACAGCATACAGGAAATTGCATAGGTTTAGTAGCAAGACAACGTACCTAATTACTGAAACCGAAGTACAAAATCAGTTTAAATGCTAATTCAGCAGTGTTTGTCTTGTAATAACTTAATTGATCCTGATACatacttttaaatattataaaggcgaaaataatcatccgattttgacaaaattctggggaaggacatagactactttttatcacggaaaatcaaagagttcccgcaaaatttttaaaaacctaaatccacgcggacgaattcgtgGGCTGTAGTAACTAAATAAACCAGAATGAAATATGAGCACCCTGACTACACGTTATCTTGTACTTTGTCCTACCCCTTATGTTTTTGTAAAGCGAACCTAAATGAAGCGAGCCTACGAGTCCGAATGGAGCAAATGGGGAGATGACGAGCGAAGCAAGCCGGCGACATCCGTAGCGAATCGTAGGTTGAGTATGTGAAACTGAATGAAGGAACGACGAGCGATGACTGAAGATAATGAAGAAGCGCGTCTTCTGGCCATTTAAAAATACACTCAGTaagaaattcaaattcattttaCATATAGGTATATCGCTAGAAATATTaagttgttattttttattatatcgaTTAGCAACACGACTAGGGCAATAATCTTAAGCCGCCTGTGTGACCCAATTAGGAGAGCTTGCGCGTCGCAAAACTAACGGTAGGTAGATCTAACCTTGGTTAGATTAGTCTCGGGGGAGACGAAACGGTCTGGTTTTCCATTAACCTTATTCCGTGAGATCCATGCTATAATCAGGTAGGTACAGTTGTTTGCCTTTGATGAGAGATTAACAAACAAAAGTCCATAGAAAATCTCTTGAGACTTGTTTGTTGACAATTTAGTTAGTTAATTGGTCCAAATACGTTAGGCGTATTGCTCACAGGACCAAGACTCCGGTCAAGAATTGAAGCAGACATCGTAGACGTATGTTTAGAGGCACGTCTTCTTTAGGTCTTATATTCAAACAATTCTTTCTTTACGTCATGTACTTTGTGGCGCCTATAGTATGTAATGACTCTAACACCGTGCACCGGCTCAGCAGATTTTGCTGCATGTGAAAAACTGACAAGAAATTCAACAGTTACATTTTTCGAAACGCAacagagagagccagcgcgtacgagaccttcgttattttataaaagccgaAAGTTTCTCTCATTGGTCtgacacgcgctggctcttagtcccaGCCGGTATCAAATCGAAGACGCGGCGAAGTCAATGTAAAGTCGCAGCGGTCAATTGAATACTGCGGCGTACTTCGATTCGaattgtgtttaaataattGGGGAAAAGCAGTCACAGCCAATGTCAACCACGCTGCGATGCCGCCGATTTTGCAGTGAGCGATGTACCTAAGTGCTTAATTATTTACCTTATGAAATTAAGTACGCTATCAGGAAGGGCCTCAGTGCTATTAACGCACGTACCAGGCCTGGGCTCAGGAACTCTTGCTCTTAACACCGGCAACCACGCTGAACTTGATGTCGCCTGTGTGGAACAAAACTTATCTTTATATTTTGAAGGCaagaaaataaatgttttgcAGTCTGAAACATAAAGTTGCTAACTTTCTGTGTTGTGGTGTGTCGTAAATCGTGATGGGGAAAAATGTGGGTAGTGTGACATTTAGGTCCTATGTGTTGCTTTTATGTTAACGTTAACATCACGTATACGCCAAACTGTCATTTAGTATGGATGGAAAAGGGAACAAAAAACTTTCCCGTCGTTTTTCCATGCGTCCATTATGACAGGATTTACGCTAGAAAAGTCATACTATGGCCTCAGAATCATATGTTTCATATTATGCAGACTATGTTGGGCACACAGACGCGCTTGGATTAGTCGTTTGCCATCGTGCTGCAGTTCGTTGAGTTGCGGCACACATAACTTTAAATCTCACAAGgatatatacttactataataaactataaggacttcgtctgtggtggcgtttgctggcgcgcgtgcggtgcttttttggaatgttttttgtgagaagtggctggtttttgtgttttgctggtgtttattggtgatGGAACTGACTAGgaggcgctctaaaggggcgccgcgtgtatgtcggcgggcgccggcacggacgaagtccatacttatacatatagtttccctaacttgtaaataactacaaacttgacattggctaatcagtgtcaagccagacgagagagacaaaaaaaactataaacgtACTTGCTCCTTGAAACGGCCGGCAAAAGCTTCTTGAATATCGTCCATAGTGTACGTACAAATTGCGGAGCCGATTAGCCCATCGCTGGCGCCTGTTGTGAATGCAGCGTAGAACCGACTCGGGTCACCCGGCATTTGATACACGCTCTCTAAATACAAACAGAAATAGGTACACAAAAATGTATTCGTTTTAAAGCGGCTGTGACtaagaaataaaacaagttAAATTTGGTCGGTTAATTAAAAGCTATCCTCCATGCTAAAGCTAAGagcttttaaagaaaatattccCACTGAAAGCAATGAAAAACTCGTAATTTTTAAGGCTCTACACAAAGTACTTAAAAGATGCCTTTTACAGCTATACTAAGAAATTCAATTTAACAATAACAATGAAATATATTCAGCTTTGTAATAAGTTTGGCCCTTTATAttctaattatttaattatttatgtaccaTCGCACTAAATACTTACGTATTTCGTCGAAATAGAAGGGAAATTCTCCCGGTATGCTACAGTTAAGCCTAGCTTTCAAATAAGTAGCCCAGTTTTGGCTCAGTATATGCTTGCCGCCAGTGTCTTGTTTGCATACTCTGGCAACGCGAGAATACACCGCTTTGCCACAGTTCATGAACTCCACTGCGGTTTCCCGAAAAAAGAACAGGACATATTCCCCGACGTCGAATGACCCCACAAAATTGGTTTCTGAAACAGATTGGAAACTTAGTGAGGGCCCAATGGGACCGAATCACAAAGCCTTAAATTGATTCCTGGATTCGGTTTATAGCGATCGTGACTTGTTAAAGTGATGCAAGCAGTTTTAATTAGGAAAGTACAGGAACATTgacaataaataggtacctacataaaaaaggTACGCGATTGtagtatttttattgaataaattcaTTCACGCACCTTTTCAATgtagctattgaaataaatgttttcaatTCAATGAAAGGGTTGTTAAAATCGTTTTACGGCCTTAGAAATCTAGTACTGAAACCATAAACATCACATTTTCCTGatttaatacaatattattgtaacatTAATGTGGACTTAGTCATGCAATTAAGTTTCAAAGCTTTATTAGGTTCaaagcaaaaataatattaagtgatATGATATTGTGAAAATACCAGAGGCAGTCGAAGTGTTTCCAATTGATTGAATACATCaaataattgtataaaatatcaATTCTATCCACTCAGGCATGAAATACAAAAACAAGGCAATGCTAATAAATGTATAGTTGGAATTCGACTTAGCAACGTAAGGGTATTTTGAAATCGCCTGGTAATAGAAAAGTCACATTGTATTATTGTAtgctttgttttataaaaataattattaataacaatGAATCATTCAGTTTTAAGCCAAATTGCCCATTAATTGTTACTAATCCAATCTGTAATTtctcgataagttacttagcaacatgaTATTTGACAAAGTATTTCGGCGGTTGATAAGTGAAGTTGACTCTACACGGGTCGATTTTCACTGAGCGACTAGTCACCGAAAGCTTGTTTACTAGGTATGGCCGTAGTGAATATGCAAATTTTGGCATTTACATGGTCGATTTTCATCTGGTTTCAGTGATGTGGAGACAATATACCtgaataaattcaaattaagaCACAAAAAGGTGGATAAAAGTATTCAATCCATTAGAATCTTgaatatttttccatttttattttatccattGAAATCTTGAATGTTGCCTCTCGCTGTATACTAAACAGCAATCAATTTAATGACGTAACACTCACTATCCAACCATTTGGAGTCGTACTTCAACGTCCGTTTGAAGTTGAACCTCTTTTGACCCGTACGAAAATCAAATAGGTCATTGCGGAAAATGACCGGGTCTGCTTTCGTGAACTCCGCATTGGTGCCCGCGTAGAGAGCTGGCAGGCCGCCGGGGTTGCCCCGAGTGACCCACACGGCTGTGCTATTGTCCGCTGGGTCATAGGGACACTTGGCCACGCCGAGACCAACGCCTGGCACGTATTCGTGCCGAGGCAGGTGAGTTAGGTTTAACTGTGCGAACAAAATAGGTCAGTTATTATAAATATCCCTtcaaatcctactaatattataaacacgaaagtttgtagatgtgtatggatggatgtttgtttaTCTTTCACACACTTTCTGATAATGAGCATtcgaaaaaagaaaaattttctGCGACTAAAATTGTAACTGAAAATCGAAGTCTCGGAAGATCATACAAAGATGTGTTAATAAGACAGCCTGGTATCAACACAGAAAAGCAAGAATCCACAGATGAAGAGAGTCAACAAGAAAAAGATAGAACGGAAACAAAGCAGCGTGTAAAACGAAATAAGAAGATTAGGAAACGAAATAAGAATAATACGAAAACAGGAAGCAGTGGtgaagagaagaaagaaagtaatACAGGTATGTCCATGGATGAGTGTGATGATGAAAACAAAGGCAATGAGAAGAACAAATTCGAGAGAAAAAAAGGtagcataaattatatgaaattaattcaaaaattgaaagagatatatttgtcggactgcactttcgaagaaaagattaaagcatttattggttttattattgagattatgaagtatatttcggtttggtttggggataatgacatcTGCACATTGCTGCTTTCTTaatcaaattatggatagtgagaaagacttattttgttagattaagaattttgttgtattgttgtatttaattagattataatagggctgacatgtactttaatgtatcaaagcccttaaataaataaagaaaaaaaaaaaaaaaaatctttcacacaaaaactactggtaggatttggatgaaatttggaatggagatagattatactctggattaacacataggctactttttatcctagaaaatcaatgaatacccacgggatttttaaaaacctatatccacggaaacgaagtcgcaggcatcagctaatttcaaataatatgtcAATAAAGTGTCTGTGATAAGtgatttcaataattaatttaaatgtctTTTTTGTGATGATACCAACTGGCCCGTTGTTGAGACCTAGGAGACGTCTCTAATGGATGTCTTCCTTATATTATATCAGTCAACAAGTCAGGAgaagtttttttatataaccatAGTAAATCATAATTTGCTATATTACAAACCCCAAATACATGTTTATATTCGAGCTAATTTTTGAAAAGGCTATAATAGCAATTTTGTCAGGACTTTCTCGTGAAGAAAGTTGACAACACATTCatacaagtaagtacctacttacatactaaATTCCCAAATACAATATTTGTAATATCATTTTCCTCaatgagtaagtaggtacagtaataTTTTCGTTCACTTGCGGTATTTGAGCCTAGCATAAACACTAAATGAACTTCGCTGCAGTCACTTTATAGTTTTATTCTACAAACTCCGAAAGTAGATAAAAGTTGAAATTACTTTATAACGAACTTAAAAAACGTATGCTCATAAAGATAATGATGTTTTCAGAACTCATTTCAAGAACCATTAAACTTGTTCATAGTTAAAATTAGCTGAAAATCCATTATGCACCTTactcttcacactaatattataaaagcgaaagtttgtatgtgtgtgtgtgtgtgtgtatgtttgttactccttctcgcaaaaaccactgaacggatttggctgaaattcagaatggaaataggtaatatcctggattagcacataggctactttttatcccggaaaatcaaagagttcccacgggattttgagaaacctaactccacgcggacgaagtcgcgggcgttagctagtaataaataattattatactcatCGTGTTTTCAGAGATCACCACTTAATTAGATTACCTCCACTCGACTAGCTATATAAAACGAAGCACACTATTAATACATGAAGTAGTAGCGGGTATTTTAAATACAGGCTACACTGCAGTTAAATAAGCATATAAGCTATTATCCTGACCGCAATGGGGGTTCGCTATAAAAGTTGTTCAGAGGATAGATAACCATTAACCTCACGTAGACCACCCACCCGTGTGGAGTTGGCTGCTCTCCCATCGGGCGCGTCCCCGGTTGGCGGATAGGGGATCTCCCTCACCAGACTTGTCTGGCGGGTACTGGGGAAATAAAATACTCAGCGC belongs to Maniola jurtina chromosome 6, ilManJurt1.1, whole genome shotgun sequence and includes:
- the LOC123866102 gene encoding semaphorin-2A-like, with protein sequence MTGRRQWTAGLVWALLASTLADSWTAYQEQPCCRPVSHHRIRHHRDHIREFSCGNLFYRTLYMNEERNTLYVGAMDRIFKLNMTDISQSHCERDALLLEASNVARCVSKGKSEPFECRNHIRVLQPLGDGDRLYVCGTNAHSPKDLVVYLNLTHLPRHEYVPGVGLGVAKCPYDPADNSTAVWVTRGNPGGLPALYAGTNAEFTKADPVIFRNDLFDFRTGQKRFNFKRTLKYDSKWLDKTNFVGSFDVGEYVLFFFRETAVEFMNCGKAVYSRVARVCKQDTGGKHILSQNWATYLKARLNCSIPGEFPFYFDEIQSVYQMPGDPSRFYAAFTTGASDGLIGSAICTYTMDDIQEAFAGRFKEQATSSSAWLPVLRARVPEPRPGTCVNSTEALPDSVLNFIRSHPLMDSAVRQEGDAPAFYKRDLVLTTLVVDRQFVDMLGDDITYTVFYAGTSQGEVYKIVQWTGGGSRVADIWRAAGDEPVRALALSRQMHALYLATDNRLRQLPLRACTHRYDSCVRCVLDPYCGWDKEVGACRPYAPGLLHDATNSTPSICEASAPLKTVRAGYGQSVHLAAFGKTPEALKDQIVAWYHHSRERGRYKISYNWDRVLQTSERGLVLLSVTESDRGRYECYYGPTLIASYNLDIDIHRCTQPNKSQEYRQVYSDWCHEFEKYKSAMKAWESRQMQCSKNMNASSQQNSMSNEILASLR